A window of Bacteroidota bacterium genomic DNA:
TAGTCCATGGATTAAATGACTCAATCTCTGGACTGAATTGCTGAGTCCTTTGATTAAATGATTCAGTCCATGCAATGAATCCTTTATTCGGTGGACTGAACGGTTTAATCCATTAAATCAATGACTCAGTCCGGATACTGAATGATTTAGTCCCAGTCCGCGCTAAGCTCCTGCTTAGTGCGGGAGAGAAATAATTTTAAGTTTTATTTTGTATCTTTGTTTTAAATTCTTTTACAATGACAACCACAGCCATCCGCAAAAAAGTGCATCAATATGTTGATGAAGCGGAAGAAAATGTTTTGGAAGTAATTTATAAAATGCTCAAACTTTATTCTGGCGATGAGAGTGAAAGCTTAATGTCGGATGAGCAAAAAAAAGAAATGGACAGGCGCAGCAAACTTTTCCGCCAGGGAAAGTTAAAAACATCTTCGTGGGAAGAAGTGAAACAGAGAACCCGCGCAGGAAGGTAAGATGTATCATCTTTTTATTACTGAAAAAGCAGAAGACGAATACTCCAATGCATATTGGTATTACGAAGAAAAACAAATTGGGCTTGGTGTATCATTTGAGAATGAGGCAGACCAATTGCTCAAGACAATAAAAAAGAATCCATTTCTTTTCCAGCGCAAGTATAAAAAGTTCAGGGAAGTATTGCTTAACAGGTTTCCGTTTCTTATCGTATATGA
This region includes:
- a CDS encoding addiction module protein, which codes for MTTTAIRKKVHQYVDEAEENVLEVIYKMLKLYSGDESESLMSDEQKKEMDRRSKLFRQGKLKTSSWEEVKQRTRAGR
- a CDS encoding type II toxin-antitoxin system RelE/ParE family toxin, whose amino-acid sequence is MYHLFITEKAEDEYSNAYWYYEEKQIGLGVSFENEADQLLKTIKKNPFLFQRKYKKFREVLLNRFPFLIVYEIVKDKIVIHSFFHTSRNPKKKYKQTPIVSTLNEPMEPYGKKK